The genomic region CACTGGTAAGTACCTGAAAGAAATTATTGAGCGGGACCTTGCTCGACAAAAGAAGGCATAGAAAAAAGCAGGCTTAGGCCTGCTTTTTTTGTTAGATTTTAAACGGCGACTGGGGCCTTGATGGCTGGTTCGCTCTGGTAGTTGACCAGTTTGATATCGTCCATGGTGTAATCAAAAATCGACTTCACCTCGGGATTAAGCCAGAGCTCTGGTAGCGGGTGCATGGGCCGCTTGAGCTGTTCTTCAACCTGGTCGACGTGGTTCTTGTAGATGTGGGTATCGCCGATGGTGTGGACGAAGTCGCCGACTTCCAAGCCACTTTGAGCGGCAATCATGTGAATCAGTAGGGAATAGCTAGCGATGTTAAAGGGCACACCCAAGAAGAAGTCGCCGGAGCGCTGGTACAGTTGGGCGCTTAGCTTACCGTCGGCCACGTAGTACTGACTGAGTACGTGGCAGGATGGCAGTGGTGCCTGAGGGGTAGTTTCGGCATTCCAGGCGGTCAGAATCAACCGGCGGGAATTGGGGTTGGTTTGAATTTGGTTCATCAGGTTGGCGACCTGGTCGGTGGTTTCACCACCGGGCAGGACGCTGGCCCAACTGCGCCAAAGCTTGCCATAAACTTCGCCGATATAACCGTACTGTTCCATAAAGTCATCATCGTTTAAAATCTTTTGGACGAAGATGTCTTTTTGTTCCTGGTAGGCCTTGTTGAATTCTGGGTCAACCGGGGCGCGACGGCCAAAGTCAGTCATGTCGGGGCCGTGATAATCAGGGGACTGAATCCAGTTTTTAAAGGCCCACTCATCCCAGATATGGTTGTTGTGCTGGAGGAGGAAGCGGATGTTATTATCTCCACGCAAAAACCAGAGTAATTCACTTTTAATCAGTTTAAAGAAAACTTTTTTGGTGGTTAGGATGGGAAAACCATCTTGGAGGTTGAAGCGCATCTGGGTGCCAAAGAGGGAGTAGGTACCGGTTCCAGTCCGATCATCTTTGTAGGTCCCGTTTTCTAAAATGTTGCGGGCCATGTTGAGGTAGGTGGTTTCGCTTTGGCTCATAATAACTTCCTTTTTTCTTTCGTAAATACTGCTAATTATTATAACAAAAAAGGCGTTCATTCCGAACGCTGACTAGGATCGATAAATTGGTCTAGATTAACCTGCTTAGCGGTTTGAGCAGCGAAGGGTACATGGACCAATGGCACATTTTTCAGCTCTAGGAGCTCGGCGGCAAAGGGGTCGTTACGGTAGTTGCGCATGTAGTTAATCTTGGTGATACCGGCTTGTAGAAGCAGCTTGGTGCATTCCAAGCAGGGAACATCGGTGACATAGAGCTCGGTATTATCAACCGGGATACCCATTTTAGCTGCCTGCATCAGGGCGTTTTGCTCGGCATGGACGGCACGGACACAGTGCCCGTCAACCATGAGATCGCCGACCTCAGTGCAGTGAGGCGTGCCAGAAACGGCGCCATTATAACCACTGGCAATAATCCGGTTATCGCGGACTAGGATGGCACCGACATGGAGACGGTTACAGGTGGAACGGGTTGATAGGATGGCAGACTGGGCGATGAAGTACTGATCCCAGCTGATACGTGGGTCGGACATGGTGAATTTCCTCGTGTTTAAGCTTATATTTAATATATAATGACAGTACGTTATTTCATTTTAGCACGTGGTTGAAGATTACAGGGGATAATGGGCATGACAACGATTTTGGATGGTAAGGCACTGGCTAAGGAATTGAACGAAACGACTGCAGCCGCGGTAGTTGAGTTCGGTCGGCCGATTAAACTGGCGGTCATTTACGACCCGAACAATGGTGGTAGCGAGCTCTATGTGGGGATGAAAACCCGTCAAGCAGCCAAGGTTGGTATTGAAACCGTTGATATCGCGGTGCCTAGCGATGCCACGACGCTGACTGTCGGTGAAACCGTCAAAGACTTGAATAAAGACAGCAGTATCACTGGCATCCTGGTCCAGAGCCCCTTGCCGGATGCCGTTGATGAGCAGGCCATCTTTGACATTGTGGCCCCTGAAAAAGATGTCGATGGTCTCGGGGTGGTCAGCCAGGGGATGCTCTTTGCGGACGTGGACCAGCCTTACACGGTGGCGGCTACGCCCCAGGGCGTGATGACCTTGCTGCGCCACTACCAGATTGATTTAAATGGAAAATATGCCCTGGTCATTGGCCGCTCCCGCCTCTTTGGCCGTCCAATGGCCGCCCTCTTAAATAATGCGGACGCCACGGTCACCCTGGCCCACCGTTACACCAACCAGGACCTGCTCGCCGACATGGTCAAACAGGCCGATGTCGTGGTGGTTGGGGTTGGTATTCCTCACTTTATTAAAGGAGAGAACTTAAAAGAGGGCGCTGTGGTCGTTGATGTTGGCATGAACGTGGTCGATGGCAAGGCCGTTGGCGACGTTGAATTTGATACGGCTAAGGAAGTTGCTTCTTATATTACGCCAGTGCCCGGTGGCGTTGGCCCAATGACGATTGCGACCCTATTGCAAAGCACGGTGGCCGCGGCCAAGCTGCAAATTAATAACCTATAAATAGGCAGTTTTGAAAATGATCCCAATTTTGGGGTCTTTTTTTGTGCTGAAATTCAGGCACCTTCGTAAGATAAGTTATCGGCAAGGAGGGACGTATGGATATTAATCAGTTATTAGCAAGCGCCAGCGAACTGGGCGTCAGCGACGTTTATATTTTGCCCAGGCAGGGGGATTTTGAATTGAGTTTTCACGTGGACGGACACTTGGAACCAGTCGAAAGACTACCCAGCGAGGCCGCTTTGCGTCTGATTGCTGCAATCAAGTACCGGGCGTCGATGAGTATTTCTGAGGGGCGCCGACCTCAGTTGGGGCGGTTTGCCTTTCAAAATTTATGGGTCCGGGTTTCGACGGTTGGTGATTTTTTAGACCGGGAAACGGTGGTTTTGCGTTTAATTTATGGTGAGGACCAGGCCCAGCGCTGGTTAGTGCCTCAGCAGTTTGATGAGCTGCAGGCGTCCTTACCAGCGGCTGGCTTGTTTTTGATTGCTGGCCCAACTGGTTCTGGTAAGACTTCGACCTTGTATCGAATACTGGCCAACCTGGCAACCGAAAAAATGGTCCTGACCATCGAGGATCCGGTGGAGGTCAGCCATCCGGAGTTTGTCCAACTGCAGGTCAACGAAGCGGCTGGGATTACTTACACGGAGCTAATTAAGGTTGCCCTGCGTCATCGGCCGGAGGTCCTGCTAATTGGTGAAATCAGAGACCGGCCCACTGCCCAAGCGGCCATTCAAGCTGCCTTGAGTGGGCACCTGGTTTTAAGTACGGTCCACGCCTTGTCAGCAACCGAGGTACCAACCCGCCTGCAAGAGTTGGGCGTAGATGCTGGACAGTTAAGGGCGGCTTTGCAGGGCGTGGTCTACCAGCGCCTCCTACCTATCCAAGCCGGTGGGGTGGCCGCTCTGGCTGATTTTTGGTTTAAGAAACAGGACCGGCCAGTTCCTAGTGCTTGGCAGGCGGGGTTGGAAGCGGCCTACCAGAAAGGAGTGATTAGTGCGCAAACCTACCAAAAATATCAAAAAGATGAAACGGCGTGACCAGACAGCCTTTTTCCAGGAACTCGGTGAGTTACTGGGTTCGGGCTATGACATTCGTAAGAGTTTGGCGATTTTGTGGCAGGGCCATCCAAGTTGGCAGCCCAACTTGACCAAGATTCAAGCCCAACTGGCTGCTGGCGTGGCCTTTGACCAGGCCGTAGCCGCCCAGGTTAATCCAACCATTGTGGTTCAGTTAAAGCTGGCTCAGCAGCACGGCAACATTGAAGCCACCCTGATTATTTTAGGTAAGAACTTGGCAGCCGTCAGTCGTCAGCAGGGTCGTCTGAAACAGGTCCTACGGTATCCCTTGATGCTGTTAGTCTTGCTTGGCTTGATGTTACTGGGCTTGAATTACTGCTTGCTGCCGATGATGCGGCAGTGGCAGGATCAGACTTCTAGTAGTGATCCATCATCAACTAACTGGCTGACTTGGTTATTAGTGGCTTTAAGTTTGTTCATCCTGGCCCTGATTTATTTATGGTGGCGGCGAGCAAGTGCCTTGCAAAGGGTTAACTGGTTGGCCCGGTTACCCTTGATTGGTGCCTTAACCAAGACCATGCTGACCTACCAGGTCAGTCAGCAACTGGCCCTGCTATTACAAAGTGGCCTAACCATCCCCGAAATTGTGGAGCTGATGGCCAGGGAACCGACTGGTCTGGGGCCAGCGATTGCCAGACAGGCCCAGGTAGCTTTGAAGGACGGGCAGACTGTTGAAGACTTTATCTGGCAGCAACGCTTCTTACAAAATGCCCTGGCTGGTTATTTTAACCGGGGGCACCGGCCCGAGGTTTTGGCCCACTACCTGGCCTATTACGCCAAATTGCAGTACCGCCAGCTGATGGCCCAAACGGATCGTTTAATCGGGTCCCTGCAACCCATCTTTTTTGGCATTGTGGGACTGGCCATTGTTGGCCTCTATCTCAGTATGCTGACGCCAATGTACCAAAACATAGGAGAAATCAATTCATGAAAATAACACAACGAAAGTTACCCGGTTTTACTTTGATTGAGGCCGCAGTGGTCCTATTCATTATTGGTCTGCTGATGTTACTGATTTTGCCCAATTTAAACCAGGAACGGAAACGGGCTAGTCACACCCATGCCAAGGCCATGGTGGCCACCGTGCAAACCCAGGTTGATTTATACCAAAATGACCACCCAGAAGGCGGCCAGGTTTTCCTATCAGACCTAGAAAGAAACCACTACCTGACCAAGCAGCAGATGGATAAGATTCGGGCGCTCAATATCCGGGTGAACAACAATGAAGCTTACCAGGCCTAGTTTCACCCTGGTGGAAGCGGTGATTACCCTATTTTTGGTTGCCGCCCTGATGTTATTTGGTTTGCACTTAAATCAGCGACGTAGTGACATGACGCTGACCCACCAGCAGTGGGAAGCCAGCTTTGCCAGTCAGTGGCAGGCGG from Leuconostocaceae bacterium ESL0723 harbors:
- a CDS encoding type II secretion system F family protein, yielding MRKPTKNIKKMKRRDQTAFFQELGELLGSGYDIRKSLAILWQGHPSWQPNLTKIQAQLAAGVAFDQAVAAQVNPTIVVQLKLAQQHGNIEATLIILGKNLAAVSRQQGRLKQVLRYPLMLLVLLGLMLLGLNYCLLPMMRQWQDQTSSSDPSSTNWLTWLLVALSLFILALIYLWWRRASALQRVNWLARLPLIGALTKTMLTYQVSQQLALLLQSGLTIPEIVELMAREPTGLGPAIARQAQVALKDGQTVEDFIWQQRFLQNALAGYFNRGHRPEVLAHYLAYYAKLQYRQLMAQTDRLIGSLQPIFFGIVGLAIVGLYLSMLTPMYQNIGEINS
- a CDS encoding thymidylate synthase; this encodes MSQSETTYLNMARNILENGTYKDDRTGTGTYSLFGTQMRFNLQDGFPILTTKKVFFKLIKSELLWFLRGDNNIRFLLQHNNHIWDEWAFKNWIQSPDYHGPDMTDFGRRAPVDPEFNKAYQEQKDIFVQKILNDDDFMEQYGYIGEVYGKLWRSWASVLPGGETTDQVANLMNQIQTNPNSRRLILTAWNAETTPQAPLPSCHVLSQYYVADGKLSAQLYQRSGDFFLGVPFNIASYSLLIHMIAAQSGLEVGDFVHTIGDTHIYKNHVDQVEEQLKRPMHPLPELWLNPEVKSIFDYTMDDIKLVNYQSEPAIKAPVAV
- a CDS encoding bifunctional 5,10-methylenetetrahydrofolate dehydrogenase/5,10-methenyltetrahydrofolate cyclohydrolase translates to MTTILDGKALAKELNETTAAAVVEFGRPIKLAVIYDPNNGGSELYVGMKTRQAAKVGIETVDIAVPSDATTLTVGETVKDLNKDSSITGILVQSPLPDAVDEQAIFDIVAPEKDVDGLGVVSQGMLFADVDQPYTVAATPQGVMTLLRHYQIDLNGKYALVIGRSRLFGRPMAALLNNADATVTLAHRYTNQDLLADMVKQADVVVVGVGIPHFIKGENLKEGAVVVDVGMNVVDGKAVGDVEFDTAKEVASYITPVPGGVGPMTIATLLQSTVAAAKLQINNL
- a CDS encoding deaminase, which encodes MSDPRISWDQYFIAQSAILSTRSTCNRLHVGAILVRDNRIIASGYNGAVSGTPHCTEVGDLMVDGHCVRAVHAEQNALMQAAKMGIPVDNTELYVTDVPCLECTKLLLQAGITKINYMRNYRNDPFAAELLELKNVPLVHVPFAAQTAKQVNLDQFIDPSQRSE
- a CDS encoding prepilin-type N-terminal cleavage/methylation domain-containing protein gives rise to the protein MKITQRKLPGFTLIEAAVVLFIIGLLMLLILPNLNQERKRASHTHAKAMVATVQTQVDLYQNDHPEGGQVFLSDLERNHYLTKQQMDKIRALNIRVNNNEAYQA
- the comGA gene encoding competence type IV pilus ATPase ComGA; this translates as MDINQLLASASELGVSDVYILPRQGDFELSFHVDGHLEPVERLPSEAALRLIAAIKYRASMSISEGRRPQLGRFAFQNLWVRVSTVGDFLDRETVVLRLIYGEDQAQRWLVPQQFDELQASLPAAGLFLIAGPTGSGKTSTLYRILANLATEKMVLTIEDPVEVSHPEFVQLQVNEAAGITYTELIKVALRHRPEVLLIGEIRDRPTAQAAIQAALSGHLVLSTVHALSATEVPTRLQELGVDAGQLRAALQGVVYQRLLPIQAGGVAALADFWFKKQDRPVPSAWQAGLEAAYQKGVISAQTYQKYQKDETA